One genomic region from Jiangella sp. DSM 45060 encodes:
- a CDS encoding Rpn family recombination-promoting nuclease/putative transposase has product MSSQPNPHDAVFRRVLGEPVNAASQLRAVLPAGVADRLDLDRLARVSGSFVDAALRWRHSDLLFTAPVEGREAFLYVLIEHQSSTDPLMPFRMLRYVVRIWERYLAEHPDATRLPAVIPLVVHHNRRPWSGPADIVDVLDLDGEVIDAAREHLPRFRFLLDDLARLDRRALRARPLTPPARIALLLLKIAAGNPRLDDDLRDWADDLRQILTRAGGIDDFLALLTYIETVGETPADQLHQLFTQLGPEEEEAYVTTADMLRAEGEVRGRAEGRAEALVQLLTLKFGPLAQSTLDTVHAASSAQLESWTARVLTADTLGDVL; this is encoded by the coding sequence ATGTCCAGTCAGCCGAATCCGCACGATGCGGTGTTTCGACGGGTCCTCGGTGAACCCGTCAACGCCGCATCACAGCTGCGTGCGGTCCTGCCGGCCGGTGTGGCCGACCGGCTCGACCTCGACCGGCTGGCCCGAGTCTCCGGCAGCTTCGTCGACGCTGCGCTGCGCTGGCGGCACTCCGACCTGTTGTTCACCGCACCCGTCGAGGGGCGCGAGGCGTTCCTCTATGTCCTGATCGAACACCAGAGCAGCACCGATCCGCTGATGCCGTTCCGGATGCTCCGCTACGTCGTGCGCATCTGGGAGCGGTACCTCGCCGAGCATCCCGATGCGACCCGCCTGCCCGCGGTGATCCCGCTGGTCGTGCACCACAACCGCCGCCCGTGGAGTGGCCCGGCCGACATCGTGGATGTGCTCGATCTCGACGGTGAGGTCATCGACGCGGCCCGGGAGCACCTGCCCCGGTTCCGCTTCCTGCTCGACGACTTGGCCCGTCTCGACCGGCGGGCGCTGCGGGCTCGGCCACTCACTCCACCCGCCCGGATCGCGCTGCTGCTGCTCAAGATCGCCGCCGGCAATCCCCGTCTCGACGACGACCTGCGGGACTGGGCCGACGACCTGCGCCAGATCCTGACCCGCGCGGGCGGCATCGACGACTTTCTCGCACTGCTGACGTACATTGAGACCGTAGGCGAGACGCCTGCCGATCAACTGCACCAGCTGTTCACGCAACTAGGACCAGAAGAGGAGGAGGCATACGTGACCACTGCCGACATGCTCCGCGCCGAAGGTGAGGTCCGCGGCCGCGCCGAAGGTCGCGCCGAGGCTCTCGTCCAGCTGCTGACCCTCAAGTTCGGCCCGCTCGCACAGAGCACCCTCGACACCGTGCACGCCGCCTCCAGCGCGCAGCTGGAGAGCTGGACCGCCCGCGTCCTCACCGCCGACACCCTCGGCGACGTCCTGTAG